The DNA region GTCTCCCCCGCGAACCAACCCCGCGTGACGACTCCTTGTCATGCGGCACGCGTGCAGTGGTTCGCTCATGCCTTATCGGGCGCGTCGTGAAGGTGCTCGACGAGGTAGTCGATCAATGCCCTCACCTTCGGCGGCAGGAAGCGATTCGGTGGATACAGCAGCCACACCGACCCCACGTACGCGCGCGCTTCGAGATTCCAGTCCGGCAAAACCTGAACGAGTTCGCCGCCTCGCAAGGATTCGGAGGCGGCAAACTCCGGTACGCAAGCAATGCCGAAACCCTGAAGCGCGGCTTCAAGCCGCGCGCCGGCATGATTGGCCGTGTAGCGCCCCTTCACATGGACGTTCTGGGTCTCCGTGCCGCGGCGCAAGCGCCAGCGGTTGTCGTCGGCCGTCTCGCCGAGGTGAATGCACGCCTGTTTCAGCAGATCGCGTGGCTGCGCCGGCGTACCGCGCTCGCGCAAATACGCGGCCGACGCCACCAGCAGCCAGCGCACCGAGCCTAATCGGCGCCCAGCGAGACCCTGCGGCGGATGCTCGGTCAGACGGATCGCCAGATCGACATCGTCGGCGAGCGGATCGATGTCGTGGTCGGTGAAAAGGAGCTGCAGGTCCACCTCGTCGTAAGCGCGCAGAAAGCCGGGAACGAGCGGGTGAATCACGGACTTCGCAAACTGGGTCGGCGCGCTCACGCTGACCTTGCCCTGCGGTTTGCCGGCCAGTTGCCCGGCCGCGTCGACCGCAGCCGACGCGGCGCTCACCATGTCGCGGCAGAATCGCGCGACCTGTGCGCCGGATTCCGTGACTCGCACCGTGCGCGTGGAGCGTTCGAGCAAACGGGTTGCAAGCGCGTCTTCGAGCCGCTTGATCTGCCGGCTGACGGTGGACGGCGTGCTGCCGAGCTGCCGCGCGGCCACCGAGAAATTGCCGGCGTCGACCACGCGCGCGAACACCGCCATATCCGGCAGCAAGGCGAAAAGCTCCGTTGGGGTCATCGTGGAATCCGTGAGGGCGACCGATCTATTAATGCATTCGCGACATAAACGC from Paraburkholderia aromaticivorans includes:
- a CDS encoding LysR family transcriptional regulator; its protein translation is MTPTELFALLPDMAVFARVVDAGNFSVAARQLGSTPSTVSRQIKRLEDALATRLLERSTRTVRVTESGAQVARFCRDMVSAASAAVDAAGQLAGKPQGKVSVSAPTQFAKSVIHPLVPGFLRAYDEVDLQLLFTDHDIDPLADDVDLAIRLTEHPPQGLAGRRLGSVRWLLVASAAYLRERGTPAQPRDLLKQACIHLGETADDNRWRLRRGTETQNVHVKGRYTANHAGARLEAALQGFGIACVPEFAASESLRGGELVQVLPDWNLEARAYVGSVWLLYPPNRFLPPKVRALIDYLVEHLHDAPDKA